A section of the Desertifilum tharense IPPAS B-1220 genome encodes:
- a CDS encoding methyltransferase domain-containing protein gives MAIALSIQVKLTLSHLFKGNDMSAGSTAVSGKIEDLYVQYGCGMSAPEGWLNFDASPNLLLERLPVIGFFYAGQKYIGDSPVRMKFPQTIQFGDIVKGLPLEKGSVKGIYASHVLEHLPLEDCRVALQNTFNLLEPGGIFRLLVPDLKILASRYINSSEPGASVSFIQAMEMGTIRKSRGVKGLVASFLSNKNHVWMWDYNSMKLELEKIGFTNIRRANFNDSEDPMFKNVEDERRFIEAVAIQCQKPA, from the coding sequence ATGGCGATCGCGCTTTCAATTCAAGTCAAATTAACCTTATCTCATCTATTCAAAGGAAATGATATGAGCGCAGGTTCTACAGCCGTTTCTGGCAAGATTGAAGATTTATATGTTCAGTATGGGTGCGGTATGAGCGCCCCGGAAGGCTGGCTCAATTTTGATGCTTCTCCCAATCTCTTGCTAGAACGGCTACCTGTTATTGGCTTTTTCTATGCAGGTCAAAAATATATAGGAGACTCTCCAGTACGAATGAAGTTTCCTCAGACAATTCAATTTGGAGATATTGTTAAGGGACTTCCCCTTGAAAAAGGCAGCGTAAAAGGAATCTATGCAAGTCACGTTCTAGAGCATTTACCCCTAGAGGATTGTCGGGTGGCTCTACAGAACACCTTCAATCTCTTAGAGCCAGGAGGGATATTCCGCTTGCTAGTACCCGATTTAAAAATTCTCGCAAGTCGTTACATAAATTCGTCTGAACCGGGTGCTTCAGTCTCATTTATTCAGGCGATGGAGATGGGAACCATCAGAAAATCTAGAGGAGTTAAAGGTTTAGTCGCCTCTTTCTTGAGTAATAAGAACCATGTCTGGATGTGGGATTACAACTCGATGAAGTTAGAGCTTGAAAAAATCGGTTTTACCAACATCCGAAGGGCGAATTTCAATGACTCTGAAGATCCAATGTTTAAAAACGTTGAAGACGAAAGACGCTTTATAGAGGCGGTTGCTATTCAGTGTCAGAAACCGGCCTAA
- a CDS encoding HAMP domain-containing sensor histidine kinase — MLTLLKRFGEMIAHWWSEFTLQTKLMAAATLVVSLIMSGLTFWAVNTIQQDARLNDTRFGRDLGLLLSANVAPLVAENNLTEVARFSQRFYESTSSVRYMLYADEQGNIFFGIPFWESEVQNSLTIRRRIQLPDNYAANEEVPLVRQHLTPDGEVTDVFVPLRHQNEYLGVLAIGINPNPTVVASSNLTRDVTIAVFVSIWAMVILGAVFNALTITKPIKELLVGVKNIAAGNFKQRIDLPLGGELGELIFSFNEMAERLESYEEQNIEELTAEKAKLETLVSTIADGAVLLDTNLQIILVNPTARRIFNWENQNITGDVVIKHLPPPIQVKLTRPLKEIAAGTLPGSSREGAEYRITLTEPVNRTVRILLTTVLSHRASDEEALCQHCLSETEDRCDLPERSQATECILYEEDEQKQHLGDRYRENLKGIAMTVQDITREVELNEAKSQFISNVSHELRTPLFNIKGFIETLYEYGDELTEVERRDFLETANHETDRLTRLVNDVLDLSRLESCRIYHFDAVEIAQPIEQTLRTYQLNAKDKGIELSQDIEADLPPVLGHYDLLLQVFTNLVGNSLKFTEPGGQVKIRAYLLDLESDKGKWVDSQSHKLQNHLVRIEVSDTGIGIDTEDQEAIFDRFFRVENRVHTLEGTGLGLSIVRNIIEKHHSRVQLVSEVGVGTTFWFDLAVFQEEEDEVMEPPPEDNVPTIEATAAEV; from the coding sequence ATGCTAACCTTGCTAAAACGATTCGGAGAAATGATTGCCCATTGGTGGTCGGAGTTTACCCTCCAGACCAAATTAATGGCCGCCGCTACCTTAGTAGTCTCCTTAATTATGAGCGGTCTGACCTTCTGGGCAGTCAACACCATTCAACAAGATGCGCGGCTTAATGATACGCGTTTCGGTCGCGACCTGGGTTTATTACTCTCGGCAAATGTTGCCCCCTTAGTCGCCGAGAATAACCTGACAGAGGTGGCCCGTTTTTCGCAACGCTTCTACGAAAGCACCTCTAGCGTCCGTTATATGCTGTATGCAGACGAACAGGGCAATATTTTCTTCGGAATTCCGTTTTGGGAGTCGGAAGTGCAAAACTCCCTAACGATCCGACGGCGCATTCAACTTCCCGATAACTACGCCGCTAATGAAGAGGTGCCGCTGGTTCGCCAACACCTGACGCCAGATGGGGAAGTGACTGATGTTTTTGTGCCTTTAAGACATCAAAATGAGTATTTAGGCGTGTTGGCGATTGGAATTAATCCGAATCCTACGGTTGTTGCCTCTTCTAACCTGACTCGCGATGTCACTATAGCGGTATTTGTTTCGATTTGGGCAATGGTGATTTTAGGGGCGGTCTTTAATGCCTTAACCATTACCAAACCGATTAAAGAGTTGCTGGTTGGGGTGAAAAATATTGCAGCCGGGAACTTTAAACAGCGTATTGACTTGCCGCTAGGTGGGGAACTCGGAGAACTGATTTTTAGCTTTAACGAAATGGCAGAACGCCTAGAAAGCTATGAAGAACAAAATATTGAAGAACTGACGGCAGAAAAAGCTAAATTAGAAACCTTAGTTTCTACAATCGCCGATGGTGCAGTGCTGTTAGATACCAATTTACAGATTATTTTGGTGAATCCAACAGCGCGGCGGATTTTCAATTGGGAAAATCAGAATATTACTGGTGATGTTGTCATTAAACACTTGCCACCCCCAATCCAAGTGAAGCTGACGCGACCTTTAAAGGAAATTGCGGCAGGTACTTTGCCAGGTAGCAGCCGGGAGGGGGCAGAATATCGGATTACCCTTACAGAACCCGTTAACCGAACCGTTCGCATTCTCCTAACGACTGTATTATCCCATCGGGCCAGCGATGAGGAAGCTTTGTGTCAGCATTGTTTAAGCGAGACAGAGGATCGGTGCGACTTGCCAGAGCGATCGCAGGCAACTGAGTGTATTCTGTACGAAGAGGATGAACAGAAGCAGCATTTGGGCGATCGCTATCGCGAAAACCTCAAAGGGATCGCCATGACGGTACAGGATATCACCCGCGAAGTTGAACTCAACGAAGCCAAAAGTCAGTTTATCAGCAACGTTTCCCACGAACTAAGAACGCCACTCTTTAACATCAAAGGCTTTATTGAAACCCTCTACGAGTATGGAGACGAACTTACAGAAGTCGAACGCCGCGATTTCTTAGAAACCGCCAATCACGAAACCGACCGATTAACCCGCTTAGTCAACGATGTTCTCGATTTATCGCGCTTAGAATCCTGCCGAATTTATCATTTTGATGCGGTAGAAATTGCCCAACCCATCGAACAAACCCTCAGAACCTATCAACTCAACGCCAAAGATAAGGGAATTGAACTCTCTCAAGACATTGAAGCCGATTTACCCCCAGTCTTAGGGCATTATGACCTCTTGTTACAAGTTTTCACCAATCTGGTTGGCAACTCGCTAAAATTTACCGAACCGGGAGGACAGGTCAAAATCCGCGCCTATCTCCTCGACTTAGAATCAGACAAAGGAAAATGGGTCGATTCCCAATCTCACAAACTGCAAAATCACCTGGTTCGCATTGAAGTTTCCGATACCGGAATTGGTATTGATACAGAAGATCAAGAAGCCATTTTCGATCGCTTCTTCCGAGTAGAAAACCGCGTTCACACCCTCGAAGGAACGGGCTTAGGTTTATCCATCGTCCGCAATATTATTGAAAAACACCACAGCCGCGTTCAGTTAGTCAGCGAAGTTGGAGTAGGGACAACCTTCTGGTTCGATCTCGCCGTCTTCCAAGAAGAGGAAGATGAAGTGATGGAACCCCCTCCAGAAGATAACGTACCCACTATTGAGGCAACTGCTGCCGAAGTCTAG
- the purD gene encoding phosphoribosylamine--glycine ligase: protein MKVLVVGSGGREHAIARTLLQSSRVKKVVCVPGNGGTASLERCSNMAFGVTDFEGIARFALVHEISLIVVGPEVPLAQGITDFLRQQNLTVFGPTQAGAQIESSKAWAKALMQEAGIPTAKAEVFTDEASAKAYAQSQGVPIVIKADGLAAGKGVTVAQTWEEAETAIAAAFGGQFGDAGKQLVIEECLTGQEVSLLALTDGQTIRPLLSAQDHKRIGEGDTGPNTGGMGAYAPAPIVTPQLLDRIHQEILAPAVAALRNRGIDYRGILYAGLMITPQGEPKVIEFNCRFGDPETQVILPLLATPLEDLLLATAKGNLASIPKIEWKPGVCAGVVLASGGYPGSFDKHKAIAGLESAESQGAIVYHAGTKLNGSQLVTDGGRVLNVTAVGETYDQAFAIAYSACEAIEFEGMYYRRDIGHRVRMSE from the coding sequence GTGAAGGTTTTGGTGGTTGGTAGTGGTGGACGAGAACACGCGATCGCGCGCACCCTTTTACAATCTTCTCGCGTTAAAAAAGTCGTCTGCGTCCCCGGAAATGGCGGAACTGCCAGCTTAGAACGCTGTAGCAACATGGCGTTTGGGGTGACAGACTTTGAAGGCATTGCCCGGTTCGCCCTTGTCCATGAAATTTCTTTAATTGTCGTTGGGCCTGAAGTCCCCCTCGCCCAAGGCATCACCGACTTCCTTCGCCAGCAAAACCTCACGGTTTTTGGCCCCACCCAGGCGGGCGCGCAAATTGAGTCGAGTAAAGCTTGGGCAAAAGCCCTGATGCAAGAGGCCGGTATTCCTACCGCCAAAGCCGAGGTCTTTACCGACGAAGCCAGCGCCAAAGCCTATGCTCAATCCCAAGGCGTCCCTATCGTTATTAAAGCCGATGGTTTGGCGGCCGGGAAGGGTGTCACCGTTGCCCAAACCTGGGAAGAAGCTGAAACGGCAATTGCTGCTGCCTTTGGGGGACAATTTGGCGATGCGGGTAAGCAACTCGTCATTGAAGAATGTTTAACCGGGCAAGAAGTTTCCCTATTGGCGCTAACGGATGGACAGACCATTCGCCCCTTACTCAGCGCCCAAGATCACAAGCGCATCGGTGAAGGAGACACTGGCCCCAATACGGGAGGGATGGGGGCTTATGCACCCGCCCCAATTGTGACACCCCAGTTACTAGACCGCATTCACCAAGAGATTTTAGCGCCTGCGGTGGCAGCGCTGCGGAACCGGGGAATTGACTATCGCGGTATTCTCTACGCTGGGTTGATGATTACCCCCCAGGGAGAACCCAAGGTGATTGAATTTAACTGTCGTTTTGGCGATCCGGAAACTCAGGTAATTTTGCCCTTGTTGGCTACGCCTTTGGAAGATTTGTTGCTGGCTACTGCGAAAGGGAATTTAGCGAGCATTCCGAAAATTGAATGGAAACCGGGGGTTTGTGCGGGCGTGGTGCTGGCTTCGGGAGGCTATCCGGGGAGTTTTGACAAGCATAAAGCGATCGCCGGATTAGAGTCAGCCGAAAGCCAAGGTGCGATCGTCTATCATGCAGGAACTAAACTCAATGGCAGCCAACTGGTGACAGATGGGGGACGGGTACTCAACGTCACGGCGGTGGGCGAAACCTACGACCAAGCGTTTGCGATCGCCTACAGCGCTTGCGAAGCGATTGAATTTGAGGGAATGTACTATCGGCGAGATATCGGCCATCGTGTCAGAATGAGCGAGTAG
- a CDS encoding tetratricopeptide repeat protein: MSREISIRNFGVWFGMVLSLGVLGLDSPAIAARRNAPDRFPPNPLEIQAPDPLLPNPKAPLSGSEAEALGVALDGLNLEALAQLRAGDRAQAFETWYRELRLRRALGPMAEVEALGRVGSYAWGENNAPVVRVITRRLEQIQATAQTQNPPDWGVLRQLGAAYQQLRTPEQAIAIYEQLLTHARTQEDRTSELETLQTMGQLYLGWLNYPKAGAIYQELLTDAQARGDRNSQITLYQQLAYIYDRQQQVQPGIDARLALVELYTQANRLREVPQLKLAIAASYETLGELQKAATQYEEAFTLAQTLQQLDDAAIALERLGQLYRQEQQLEAALEVYKILLLVNSQAYDVYGMMNTYDRMAQISLSRQDYPQALASYRRALALAEQLKIRRNHFIRQIEQIDRQMNPTPPPTTPDPL, encoded by the coding sequence ATGAGCCGGGAAATCAGCATCCGCAATTTCGGGGTATGGTTTGGGATGGTGTTGAGTCTGGGGGTGTTGGGGTTGGATTCGCCTGCGATCGCAGCCCGCAGAAACGCGCCGGATCGCTTTCCTCCTAACCCATTGGAGATCCAAGCCCCAGATCCGCTATTACCGAACCCTAAAGCGCCGTTAAGCGGCTCGGAAGCCGAAGCGTTAGGGGTAGCTTTAGATGGACTCAATCTAGAGGCTCTGGCGCAACTCAGGGCGGGGGATCGGGCGCAAGCGTTTGAAACCTGGTATCGGGAATTGCGCTTGCGTCGGGCATTGGGACCGATGGCGGAGGTGGAAGCCTTGGGGCGAGTGGGGAGTTATGCTTGGGGAGAAAATAACGCTCCCGTTGTTCGAGTCATTACCCGCCGCTTGGAGCAAATTCAAGCCACCGCCCAAACCCAGAATCCTCCAGATTGGGGCGTATTACGGCAGTTAGGCGCGGCGTATCAGCAACTTCGCACCCCCGAACAGGCGATCGCCATTTACGAGCAACTTCTAACCCATGCCCGGACTCAGGAAGACCGCACCTCGGAGTTAGAGACGCTGCAAACAATGGGGCAATTGTATCTGGGATGGCTGAATTATCCGAAAGCGGGGGCTATTTATCAGGAGTTGTTAACGGATGCCCAAGCTAGAGGCGATCGCAATTCCCAAATTACCCTCTATCAACAGCTAGCCTATATCTACGATCGACAACAACAGGTGCAACCCGGTATTGACGCGCGGCTGGCTTTAGTGGAACTCTACACCCAAGCCAATCGCCTGCGGGAAGTTCCTCAGCTAAAATTAGCGATCGCCGCTAGCTACGAAACCCTTGGCGAACTGCAAAAAGCCGCCACCCAATACGAAGAAGCCTTCACCCTGGCTCAAACCCTACAACAGCTAGACGATGCCGCCATTGCTTTAGAACGATTAGGTCAACTCTATCGCCAAGAGCAACAACTCGAAGCCGCCCTAGAAGTCTATAAAATTCTGCTATTAGTCAACTCCCAAGCCTACGATGTCTACGGGATGATGAACACCTACGATCGCATGGCTCAAATCAGCCTCTCGCGCCAAGACTATCCCCAAGCTTTAGCTTCCTACCGCCGAGCCTTAGCCCTCGCCGAGCAGTTGAAGATTCGCCGCAACCATTTTATCCGCCAAATCGAGCAAATCGATCGCCAAATGAACCCCACCCCGCCGCCGACTACCCCAGATCCGCTCTAA